A region of Blattabacterium cuenoti STAT DNA encodes the following proteins:
- the secE gene encoding preprotein translocase subunit SecE, protein MHKKNILVEIYHEFFYCITWPKWNDLQYQTMIVFFFSIFLSIFLYGIDIFFIFLIKKFFSL, encoded by the coding sequence ATGCATAAAAAGAATATTTTAGTAGAAATTTATCATGAATTTTTTTATTGTATAACATGGCCTAAATGGAATGATTTACAATATCAAACGATGATTGTATTTTTTTTTTCCATATTTCTATCCATATTTTTATATGGAATAGATATTTTTTTTATTTTTTTAATTAAAAAATTTTTTTCTTTATAA
- the rplK gene encoding 50S ribosomal protein L11 encodes MFEIKKKVIKKIKIQKIYGGKASPAPPIGPILGSSGVNIMEFCKQYNSLTQNKIGEICPVVIIVYEDKSFSFLIKKAPVSIHLLNVVKKEKGSKESNRFKIGKIALNEIKTIAKNKMEDLNCFSIESAISMVSGTARSMGIEIIR; translated from the coding sequence ATGTTTGAAATCAAAAAAAAAGTGATAAAAAAAATTAAAATACAGAAAATATATGGAGGAAAAGCCAGTCCTGCTCCTCCTATTGGTCCTATATTGGGAAGTTCTGGAGTTAACATTATGGAATTTTGTAAACAATATAATTCTCTTACTCAAAATAAAATCGGAGAAATATGTCCTGTTGTAATAATTGTATATGAAGATAAGTCATTTTCTTTTTTAATTAAGAAAGCTCCAGTTTCTATTCATTTGTTAAACGTAGTAAAAAAAGAAAAAGGATCTAAAGAATCTAATCGTTTTAAAATAGGAAAAATAGCTCTTAATGAGATTAAAACCATTGCAAAAAATAAAATGGAAGATTTGAATTGTTTTTCCATCGAATCTGCTATATCTATGGTTTCCGGAACTGCTAGATCTATGGGAATAGAAATTATTAGATAA
- the tuf gene encoding elongation factor Tu, with the protein MAKEKFKRDKPHVNIGTTGHVDHGKTTLTAAITKVLSEVGLAEEKSFDAIDNAPEEKERGITINTSHVEYETEKRHYAHVDCPGHADYVKNMITGAAQMDGAILVVAATDGPMPQTREHILLSRQVGVPKIVVFMNKVDQVDDTELLELVEMEIRDLLSKYEYDGENIPIIQGSALGALNGEKKWIERVKDLMKVLDDYIPEPIRDIKKPFLMPVEDVFTITGRGTVATGRIESGIINTGDLVDLIGMGLNRLSSTVTGVEMFRKILDKGQAGDNVGLLLRGIEKKDIKRGMVIGKPGSIQPHKKFKAEVYILTKEEGGRHTPFHNKYRPQFYLRTTDVTGEIHLPDGTEMVMPGDNVSMEVELHQPIALSENLRFAIREGGKTVGAGQVIHIMD; encoded by the coding sequence ATGGCAAAAGAAAAATTTAAACGAGACAAACCACATGTAAATATAGGTACCACAGGTCATGTAGACCATGGTAAAACAACTTTAACTGCTGCAATTACAAAAGTTTTATCAGAAGTTGGATTAGCAGAAGAAAAAAGTTTTGATGCGATAGATAATGCTCCTGAAGAAAAAGAAAGAGGAATTACTATTAATACATCTCATGTAGAGTATGAAACAGAGAAAAGACATTACGCTCATGTTGATTGTCCTGGACATGCAGATTATGTAAAAAATATGATTACAGGGGCTGCTCAAATGGATGGAGCTATTTTAGTTGTAGCTGCAACAGATGGACCTATGCCTCAAACTAGAGAACATATATTATTATCTCGTCAAGTAGGAGTTCCAAAAATTGTAGTGTTCATGAATAAAGTAGATCAAGTAGATGATACAGAATTGTTAGAATTAGTAGAAATGGAAATTAGAGATTTACTTTCTAAATATGAATATGACGGAGAAAACATACCTATTATACAGGGATCAGCTTTAGGAGCTTTAAATGGAGAAAAAAAATGGATAGAAAGAGTAAAAGACTTGATGAAAGTGTTAGATGACTATATTCCTGAACCAATTCGTGATATAAAAAAACCATTTTTAATGCCTGTAGAAGATGTTTTTACTATAACAGGAAGAGGAACCGTAGCTACAGGTCGTATTGAAAGTGGAATTATTAATACAGGAGATTTAGTAGATCTTATTGGAATGGGATTAAATAGATTATCATCTACCGTTACAGGAGTAGAGATGTTTAGAAAGATTTTAGATAAAGGTCAAGCGGGAGATAATGTTGGGTTGTTATTACGTGGAATAGAAAAAAAGGATATCAAAAGAGGAATGGTTATTGGAAAGCCAGGGTCTATACAACCTCATAAAAAATTTAAGGCAGAAGTGTATATTCTCACAAAAGAAGAAGGAGGAAGACATACTCCATTTCATAACAAATATCGTCCTCAGTTTTATTTAAGAACAACAGATGTTACAGGGGAAATTCATCTTCCGGATGGAACAGAAATGGTTATGCCTGGAGATAATGTGTCTATGGAGGTTGAATTGCATCAACCTATAGCATTAAGTGAAAATTTGAGATTTGCTATTCGTGAAGGAGGAAAAACAGTAGGAGCAGGGCAAGTAATCCATATAATGGATTAA
- the mutS gene encoding DNA mismatch repair protein MutS: MNKNETFDCKKKEETPLIKQYNDIKTKYPDTILLFQVGDFYETFGKDAIQCSKALNIVLTKRSHLPLAGFPYHSLNTYLPKLIRSGFRVAICNQLEEPKKNKNIVKRGVIELVTPGIAIDENIITPKSNNFLASIHIGKNMNFGLSFLDISTGEFFVTEEKKDNVLHYLKYFHPSEILFQKKEKNFFDQLLKGKYYTFLIEDWMFDYSFAYEKLISHFKVNSLKGFGINDLKLGIISCGVVLSYLHNTLHFDIKHISNIQRVKKEESMWIDDFTFKNLEIFHPLNKEGISLIKILDHTLTPMGGRLLKNWILFPLKNLFYIKKRLQIVEELCNHNMIRIFIKTTLKNIYDIERIISKMAIGKITPREIYTLYKSLISIKEIQKFFLSQKSIIFRDIGNSLQNCDFVCKKIASTIQKNPPHQIEKGKGNVIIKGFSKTLDEIRMMYFSQKEYLEKICSREQLKTGINNLKIGYNNIFGYFFEVKISKKEKVPSHWIQKQTLKNSIRYITEELKNYELKIFNAEQKIFSIEKKIFDDLIKKILEKIKPLQKNAKIIAKLDVLSSFSSLALENNYVKPKINDSLKISIIKGRHPVIERQFIDKTSYIPNDIFLNKLNQQILIITGPNMSGKSAILRQTAIIILMAHIGSFVPAKHAEIGLIDKIFSRVGASDNISLGESTFMLEMNETANILNNISERSFLILDEIGRGTSTYDGISIAKSIIEFLHEKKLRPLTLFATHYHELNEMSSFFQRIKNYHISVKKINDNIIFMRKLISGGTKHSFGIYVAKISGMPIEVVDRAKKILYTLKSKENQTKINKKKVFYLLKKIIFSLKKKKNIDSFSLKNICIKIHEIKNLLNY; the protein is encoded by the coding sequence ATGAATAAAAATGAAACCTTTGATTGTAAAAAAAAAGAAGAAACTCCATTAATCAAGCAATATAATGATATAAAAACTAAATATCCAGATACAATTTTATTATTCCAAGTTGGAGATTTTTATGAAACTTTTGGAAAAGATGCTATTCAATGTTCTAAAGCATTAAATATAGTATTAACCAAACGATCTCATCTTCCTTTAGCAGGATTTCCTTATCATTCTTTAAATACGTATTTACCAAAATTAATACGTTCAGGATTTCGTGTTGCCATTTGTAATCAATTAGAAGAACCAAAAAAAAATAAAAATATTGTAAAAAGAGGAGTAATAGAACTTGTAACTCCAGGAATAGCTATAGATGAAAATATCATTACACCAAAATCGAATAATTTTTTAGCTTCTATTCATATAGGAAAAAATATGAATTTTGGATTAAGTTTTTTAGATATTTCTACTGGTGAATTTTTTGTAACAGAAGAAAAAAAAGATAATGTTTTACATTATTTAAAATATTTTCATCCTAGTGAAATTCTTTTTCAAAAAAAGGAAAAAAATTTTTTTGATCAATTATTAAAAGGAAAATACTATACCTTTTTAATAGAAGATTGGATGTTTGATTATTCATTTGCATATGAAAAATTAATATCTCACTTTAAAGTGAATTCTTTAAAAGGTTTTGGGATTAATGATTTAAAATTAGGAATTATTTCTTGTGGAGTTGTTTTATCTTATTTACACAATACATTACATTTTGATATAAAACATATTTCTAATATACAAAGGGTTAAAAAAGAAGAATCTATGTGGATAGATGATTTTACTTTTAAAAATTTAGAAATATTTCATCCTTTGAATAAGGAAGGAATATCTTTGATAAAGATATTAGATCATACTTTAACTCCTATGGGAGGAAGGTTATTAAAAAATTGGATTCTTTTTCCTTTAAAAAATTTATTTTATATAAAAAAACGTCTTCAAATTGTAGAAGAACTATGCAATCATAATATGATACGTATTTTTATAAAAACAACATTAAAAAATATTTATGATATAGAAAGAATCATTTCTAAAATGGCTATTGGAAAAATTACTCCACGTGAAATATATACGTTGTACAAATCTCTAATTTCTATAAAAGAAATACAAAAATTTTTTTTATCTCAAAAGTCTATAATTTTTAGAGATATAGGAAATTCTTTACAAAATTGTGATTTTGTATGTAAAAAAATCGCTAGTACAATTCAAAAAAATCCCCCTCATCAAATTGAAAAAGGAAAAGGAAATGTTATAATTAAAGGATTTTCTAAAACGTTAGATGAAATTCGAATGATGTATTTTTCTCAAAAAGAATATTTAGAAAAAATATGTTCTAGAGAACAATTAAAAACAGGAATTAATAATTTAAAAATTGGATATAACAATATTTTCGGATATTTTTTTGAAGTTAAAATTTCTAAAAAAGAAAAAGTTCCATCCCATTGGATACAAAAACAAACATTGAAAAATTCTATTCGATATATTACTGAAGAATTAAAAAATTATGAATTAAAAATTTTTAATGCAGAACAAAAAATATTTTCTATAGAAAAAAAAATATTTGATGATCTTATTAAAAAAATATTAGAAAAAATAAAACCTTTACAAAAAAATGCAAAAATAATTGCAAAATTAGATGTACTATCTTCTTTTTCTAGTTTAGCATTAGAAAATAATTATGTCAAACCAAAAATTAATGATTCTCTAAAAATATCAATAATAAAAGGAAGACATCCTGTCATTGAAAGACAGTTTATTGATAAAACTTCTTATATCCCTAATGATATTTTTTTAAATAAATTAAATCAACAAATATTAATTATAACAGGACCAAACATGTCAGGTAAATCTGCCATTTTACGTCAAACTGCAATTATTATATTGATGGCTCATATTGGAAGTTTTGTTCCTGCTAAACATGCAGAAATAGGATTAATAGATAAAATATTTAGTAGAGTTGGAGCGTCTGATAACATCTCTTTAGGAGAATCTACCTTTATGTTAGAAATGAATGAAACAGCAAATATATTAAATAATATTTCCGAAAGAAGTTTTCTTATATTAGATGAAATAGGAAGAGGTACAAGTACTTATGATGGAATTTCAATAGCAAAATCTATCATAGAATTTTTACATGAAAAAAAATTACGTCCTTTAACCTTATTTGCTACACATTATCATGAATTAAATGAAATGAGTTCTTTTTTTCAAAGAATAAAAAATTATCATATATCTGTGAAAAAAATAAATGATAATATTATTTTTATGCGAAAGTTAATATCTGGAGGAACTAAACATAGTTTTGGGATTTATGTAGCTAAAATATCAGGAATGCCCATAGAAGTTGTTGATAGAGCAAAAAAAATATTATATACATTAAAATCAAAGGAAAATCAAACAAAAATAAATAAAAAAAAAGTTTTTTACTTATTAAAAAAAATAATTTTTTCTTTAAAAAAGAAAAAAAACATTGATTCTTTTTCCTTAAAAAATATATGTATAAAAATCCATGAAATTAAAAATTTATTAAATTATTAA
- the ileS gene encoding isoleucine--tRNA ligase, with protein sequence MSRIFREYKELNLNKITIEISQFWKKNKIFQNNSNFSNKKNKISYVLYEGPPSLNGNPGIHHILARTIKDIFCRYHALKGKKIFRKAGWDAHGLPVELNVEKEMGITKDDIGKKISIKKYNNFCKKFVNKSLKKWKLFTEKIGYFIDLDNSFITYNAKYIESVWWLIKKLYDKNLIYKGQIIQPYSPAAGTGLSYHELNMPGTYKEVKQLSPFLKFKAIKNTLPEKFKNIVGDIYFISWTTSPWTIPSNTALAFGYEIDYLLVKVYNPYTSLKENIVFSEKSIHKVLLSHKFYSVSNSIEFDFYNKKNHKKPYLIIERFKGKELISSKYEQLLPWFKPYYNEKNAFQIITGNFVDPNEGTGIVHISPTFGIDDFLVAKKYNIPLMLVLNEKNIPVPLVDFQGKFLKKFPHGFSEKYVKNEFNTNQEKNSFSVDQEIILFLEKEKKIFRTERHIHFYPHCWRTEKPILYYLLNSWFIKTTEIKDKIVILNKKIQWYPDFIGKKRFDSWLRNIKDWNFSRSRYWGTPLPIWRTEKGDEEIVIGSVKELFLEIQKSVKYGFMSHNVFKDFVLDDMSDNNYDKINLHKHILDKIVLVSLKGKPMKRESDLIDVWFDSGAMPYAQFHYPFENKKYIEKNLLFPADFISEGVDQTRGWFFTLHTISSLLFNSIAYKNVLSTGLILDKDGRKMSKSKGNTINPFDLIEHYGPDAIRWYIIFNSEPWDNLKFNVKEVHIVMKKFFGTLYNIYSFFVLYANIDGFSYKEEETCDYYTELDFWILSELNTLIQKTDHYYSNYNPTKVARLISCFVLDKLSNWYVRLCRRRFWKEKYTKNKISAYQILYKCLIVISKLISPIIPFFSEKLYMDLNSVTEKEKFKSIHLTNFPSYDSNFINKKLENKMFWIQKIITMVFSIRKKNKIKIRQPLQKLLILVSDENMRFQLKQLSDILFQEANVKEIEFPSSYKNLEFIKHIKPNYKSLGPKFGKKIHSISDVINKFSQEEIKEIEKNKTYVLFIKNEKILISLEDVQISTEYIKGWSVLFDSKFTIALDLRITNILWEEGFIRELIRHIQKFRKNRKYNVIEKIFVYLSFRGNKKFQNKVKILLQKKKDFLCKETLALDIFLQEDLIKYEENIEKIYFEEKFILYIQIRKVENIKT encoded by the coding sequence ATGTCAAGAATATTTAGAGAATATAAAGAATTAAATCTCAATAAAATAACTATAGAAATATCTCAATTTTGGAAAAAAAATAAAATTTTTCAAAATAATTCCAATTTTTCTAATAAAAAAAATAAAATTTCATACGTTTTATACGAAGGTCCTCCGTCTTTAAATGGAAATCCTGGAATTCATCATATTTTAGCTAGAACTATAAAGGATATTTTTTGTAGATATCATGCACTCAAAGGAAAAAAAATATTTAGAAAAGCTGGTTGGGATGCTCATGGTCTTCCAGTAGAATTAAATGTTGAAAAAGAAATGGGAATTACTAAAGATGATATAGGAAAAAAAATAAGTATAAAGAAATATAATAATTTTTGTAAAAAATTTGTCAATAAATCATTGAAAAAATGGAAATTATTTACAGAAAAAATAGGATATTTTATAGATTTAGATAATTCATTTATTACTTATAACGCAAAATATATAGAAAGTGTTTGGTGGTTAATTAAAAAATTATATGATAAAAATTTGATTTATAAGGGACAAATAATTCAACCTTATTCTCCTGCTGCAGGAACAGGATTAAGCTATCATGAATTAAATATGCCGGGTACTTATAAAGAAGTAAAACAATTATCTCCATTTTTAAAATTTAAAGCCATTAAAAATACTTTACCTGAAAAATTTAAAAATATTGTAGGTGATATATATTTTATATCATGGACAACTTCTCCTTGGACTATACCTTCAAATACAGCATTAGCTTTCGGTTATGAAATAGATTATCTATTAGTTAAAGTTTATAATCCGTATACTTCTTTAAAAGAAAATATTGTTTTTTCTGAAAAATCAATTCATAAAGTATTATTATCCCATAAATTTTATTCCGTATCAAATTCTATTGAATTCGATTTTTATAATAAAAAAAATCATAAAAAACCTTATTTAATAATAGAAAGATTTAAAGGAAAAGAATTAATATCTAGTAAATATGAACAATTATTACCTTGGTTTAAACCTTATTATAATGAAAAAAATGCATTTCAAATTATAACAGGGAATTTTGTTGATCCTAATGAAGGGACAGGGATTGTTCATATTTCACCTACATTTGGAATAGATGATTTTCTTGTAGCTAAGAAATATAATATTCCTTTAATGTTAGTTTTAAATGAAAAAAATATACCTGTTCCTTTAGTTGATTTTCAAGGAAAATTTTTGAAAAAATTTCCTCATGGGTTTTCTGAAAAATATGTAAAAAATGAATTTAATACAAATCAAGAAAAAAATTCTTTTTCAGTAGATCAAGAAATCATTCTTTTTTTAGAAAAAGAAAAAAAAATATTTAGAACGGAAAGACATATTCATTTTTATCCACATTGTTGGAGAACGGAAAAACCAATTCTTTATTATCTATTAAATTCATGGTTTATAAAAACTACGGAAATAAAGGATAAAATAGTTATTTTAAATAAAAAAATTCAATGGTATCCTGATTTTATAGGTAAAAAACGTTTTGACTCTTGGTTAAGAAATATAAAAGATTGGAACTTTTCACGTTCTAGATATTGGGGGACTCCTCTTCCTATTTGGAGAACAGAAAAAGGAGATGAGGAGATTGTGATAGGATCAGTGAAAGAATTATTTTTGGAAATTCAAAAATCCGTTAAATATGGTTTTATGTCCCATAATGTATTTAAAGATTTTGTATTAGATGATATGAGTGATAATAATTATGACAAAATCAATTTACATAAACATATTTTGGATAAAATTGTATTAGTTTCTTTAAAAGGAAAGCCTATGAAAAGAGAATCTGATTTAATTGATGTATGGTTTGATTCTGGTGCTATGCCTTATGCTCAATTTCATTATCCATTTGAAAATAAAAAATACATAGAAAAAAATTTATTATTTCCTGCTGATTTTATTTCGGAAGGGGTAGATCAAACAAGAGGATGGTTTTTCACTTTACATACTATTAGTAGTTTATTATTTAATTCAATAGCATATAAAAATGTTCTATCAACAGGATTGATTTTGGATAAAGATGGTCGTAAAATGTCAAAAAGTAAAGGAAATACTATAAATCCTTTTGATTTAATAGAACATTATGGACCTGATGCTATACGTTGGTATATTATATTTAATTCTGAACCTTGGGATAATTTAAAATTTAATGTAAAAGAGGTACATATTGTAATGAAGAAATTTTTTGGAACGTTATATAATATTTATTCTTTTTTTGTTTTATATGCTAATATTGATGGTTTTTCTTATAAAGAAGAAGAAACTTGTGATTATTATACAGAATTAGATTTTTGGATTCTTTCTGAGTTAAATACTCTTATTCAAAAAACAGATCATTATTATTCTAACTACAATCCAACCAAAGTCGCACGTTTAATTTCATGTTTTGTTTTAGATAAATTAAGTAATTGGTATGTAAGATTATGTAGAAGAAGATTTTGGAAAGAAAAATATACAAAAAACAAAATATCAGCATATCAAATACTTTATAAATGTTTAATTGTCATATCTAAGTTAATTTCTCCTATTATTCCATTTTTTTCTGAAAAATTATATATGGATTTAAATTCTGTAACTGAAAAAGAAAAATTCAAAAGTATTCATTTGACAAATTTTCCTAGTTATGATTCTAATTTTATTAATAAAAAATTAGAAAATAAAATGTTTTGGATTCAAAAAATCATAACAATGGTTTTTTCTATAAGAAAAAAAAATAAAATTAAGATTCGTCAACCTTTACAAAAATTACTTATTCTTGTTTCTGATGAAAATATGCGTTTTCAATTGAAACAATTATCTGATATTTTATTTCAAGAAGCTAATGTCAAAGAAATAGAATTTCCTTCTTCTTATAAAAATCTTGAATTTATTAAACATATTAAACCTAATTATAAATCTTTGGGACCTAAGTTTGGAAAAAAAATTCATAGCATTTCTGATGTTATAAATAAATTTAGTCAAGAAGAAATTAAAGAAATTGAAAAAAATAAAACATATGTTTTGTTTATAAAAAACGAAAAAATTCTTATTTCTTTAGAAGATGTTCAAATCAGTACTGAATACATTAAAGGTTGGTCAGTTTTATTTGATTCAAAATTTACGATAGCGTTAGATTTACGTATTACAAATATTCTTTGGGAAGAAGGATTTATTAGAGAATTAATTAGACACATACAAAAATTTAGAAAAAATCGTAAATATAATGTAATTGAGAAAATATTTGTATATCTAAGTTTTAGAGGAAATAAAAAATTCCAAAACAAAGTAAAAATTCTATTACAGAAAAAAAAGGATTTTCTTTGTAAAGAAACACTTGCTTTAGATATTTTCTTACAAGAAGATCTAATAAAATATGAAGAAAACATAGAAAAAATCTACTTTGAAGAAAAATTCATATTATATATACAGATTCGAAAAGTAGAAAATATAAAAACATGA
- the nusG gene encoding transcription termination/antitermination protein NusG has translation MSDLERKWYVIKTMSGQENKVKSYIENEVRDNGFQEYIGKVLVPIEKVIQMRRGKKFHRDKVHYPGYVMIEANLEGEAVHAIKNVPGVITFLSEGKGPSAVPIPMRKEEVNKMLGKIDQLSESYYKNISIPFIIGETIKVTDGPFTGFNGTIEKINEEKRKLELAVLIFGRKTPLELNFTQIEKI, from the coding sequence ATGAGTGATTTGGAAAGGAAATGGTATGTAATCAAAACCATGAGTGGACAAGAGAATAAGGTTAAATCATATATTGAAAATGAAGTTAGAGATAATGGATTTCAAGAATATATAGGAAAAGTATTGGTTCCTATTGAGAAAGTTATACAAATGAGAAGAGGAAAAAAATTTCATAGAGATAAAGTTCATTATCCTGGATATGTTATGATAGAAGCAAATTTAGAGGGAGAAGCAGTTCATGCAATAAAAAATGTTCCAGGTGTTATTACTTTTTTAAGTGAAGGAAAAGGCCCCTCTGCTGTTCCTATTCCAATGAGAAAAGAAGAAGTAAATAAGATGTTAGGAAAAATAGATCAACTTTCTGAAAGTTATTATAAAAATATCAGTATTCCTTTTATAATAGGAGAAACAATTAAAGTCACAGATGGACCTTTTACAGGATTTAATGGGACAATTGAAAAAATAAATGAAGAAAAAAGAAAATTAGAATTGGCAGTTTTAATTTTTGGAAGAAAAACCCCATTAGAATTGAATTTTACACAGATAGAAAAAATTTAA
- the rplJ gene encoding 50S ribosomal protein L10 codes for MNKENKKKELLELVSILCDNITIYLIDISNLNSNQISFLRKNFHKHSIKMKVVKNTLLKKAINKIKNKEWNSFFPILNGNTTILFSNLNVTNITSKIIKNFHVQEKIDKPYLKGAYAQESFYFDGGNKDLNILLYLKSKEDIMIEILNILQFSIKEIILSFLNLTKYKICEILEFLSKK; via the coding sequence ATGAATAAAGAAAATAAAAAAAAAGAATTGTTGGAATTAGTTTCTATATTATGTGATAATATCACCATATATTTAATTGATATATCCAACTTAAATTCTAATCAAATATCTTTTCTTAGAAAAAATTTTCATAAACATAGCATTAAAATGAAAGTAGTAAAAAATACTTTATTAAAAAAAGCTATAAATAAAATAAAGAATAAAGAATGGAATTCTTTTTTTCCTATTTTAAATGGAAATACAACTATATTATTTTCTAATTTGAATGTTACAAATATAACTTCAAAAATTATAAAAAATTTTCATGTTCAAGAAAAAATCGATAAACCTTATTTAAAAGGAGCTTATGCTCAAGAATCTTTTTATTTTGATGGAGGGAACAAAGATTTAAATATTTTACTCTATCTTAAATCTAAAGAAGATATCATGATTGAAATTCTCAATATACTTCAATTCTCAATAAAGGAGATTATTTTGTCTTTTTTAAATTTAACAAAATATAAGATATGTGAGATTTTAGAATTCCTATCTAAGAAATAA
- a CDS encoding TraR/DksA family transcriptional regulator: MKGEVKKRYSMEERKKFRQLILEKLKKAKKDLSTLKEFFYNDQNNGTDDTYPTFKAFEEGSETLSKEQNAKIVEHLQKFIKSLNSALIRVKNKDYGICRITKKLIPKERLMAVPHTTLSIEGKELIEKNQ; encoded by the coding sequence ATGAAAGGAGAAGTAAAAAAAAGATATTCTATGGAAGAAAGAAAAAAATTTCGTCAGCTTATACTTGAAAAATTGAAAAAAGCAAAAAAGGATTTATCAACTCTTAAGGAATTTTTTTATAATGATCAAAATAATGGAACAGATGATACATATCCTACTTTCAAAGCTTTTGAGGAGGGATCAGAAACTTTAAGTAAGGAACAAAATGCTAAAATTGTAGAACATTTACAGAAATTTATAAAAAGTTTAAACTCTGCTTTAATTAGAGTAAAAAATAAAGATTATGGAATTTGTCGTATAACTAAAAAATTAATCCCAAAAGAACGTCTTATGGCAGTACCTCATACAACTTTGAGTATTGAAGGAAAAGAATTGATAGAAAAAAATCAATAA
- the rplA gene encoding 50S ribosomal protein L1 translates to MSKKLTKNKKKIFYKISTKEKYSLEKAILLLKEINFVKFDASIDIAVHLGIDSRFPDQMIRGTVFLPHGTGKDIRILALVPKDKELESKKAGADYVGLNYIEKIESGWTDVDIIIATPSVMSTLGNVGKILGPKGLMPNPKMETISINPEQSIKEIKTGKITFKADRYGIVHASIGRVSFSNQYLLENILEFMKIIIRNKPSSSKGFYIKSIYLSSTMSYGIPLDLKSFANK, encoded by the coding sequence ATGTCAAAAAAATTAACTAAGAATAAAAAGAAAATTTTTTATAAAATTTCTACTAAAGAAAAGTATTCTTTAGAAAAAGCAATACTTCTTTTAAAAGAAATTAATTTTGTAAAATTTGATGCATCTATTGATATAGCCGTTCATCTTGGAATAGATAGTCGTTTTCCTGATCAAATGATAAGAGGTACGGTTTTTCTACCTCATGGTACGGGTAAAGATATTCGTATTTTAGCTTTAGTTCCTAAAGATAAAGAGTTAGAATCCAAAAAAGCAGGAGCTGATTATGTTGGATTAAATTATATTGAAAAGATTGAATCTGGTTGGACTGACGTTGATATTATTATCGCTACTCCTTCTGTTATGAGTACATTGGGAAATGTAGGAAAAATATTAGGACCTAAGGGGTTAATGCCAAACCCCAAAATGGAGACTATTTCTATAAATCCAGAACAGTCTATAAAAGAAATTAAAACTGGAAAAATTACTTTTAAGGCAGATCGTTATGGAATAGTTCATGCTTCAATAGGAAGGGTTTCATTTTCAAATCAATATTTATTAGAAAATATCTTAGAATTCATGAAAATAATTATCCGAAATAAACCTTCTTCATCTAAAGGATTTTATATCAAAAGTATTTATTTATCCAGTACCATGAGCTATGGTATTCCATTAGATTTAAAAAGTTTTGCAAATAAATGA
- a CDS encoding lipoprotein signal peptidase encodes MKKVFLFVFSILSIDQFLKIYIKTHFELEGGVSLLPFFRIFFVENPGMAYGINFGSGSYGKILLSTFRFILVIFIFLFLYVNLKKGSSKYLTIPTSLVFSGAMGNLLDSALYGLLFNTGTIYNQELKKWIPYHGISKINFNFFQKQSMGGYASLMEGCVVDMLSFPIINTYFPHWIPFFGGYNFQFFSPIFNFSDVMIFIGVFSLLVFRHKIKNVKIL; translated from the coding sequence TTGAAAAAAGTTTTTTTATTTGTTTTTTCTATTTTATCAATAGATCAATTTTTAAAAATTTATATTAAAACTCATTTTGAATTAGAAGGAGGAGTTTCTCTACTTCCTTTTTTTCGTATTTTTTTTGTAGAAAACCCAGGAATGGCTTATGGTATTAATTTTGGATCAGGATCTTATGGAAAAATATTATTGAGCACTTTCCGGTTTATTTTAGTTATTTTTATTTTTCTTTTCCTTTATGTAAATCTAAAAAAAGGATCTTCTAAATATTTAACTATTCCTACAAGTTTAGTTTTTTCGGGTGCCATGGGTAATTTATTGGATAGCGCTCTATATGGATTGTTATTTAACACAGGAACAATTTATAATCAAGAATTAAAAAAGTGGATTCCTTATCATGGAATATCGAAAATAAATTTTAATTTTTTTCAAAAACAATCGATGGGAGGATATGCTTCTCTTATGGAAGGGTGTGTTGTAGATATGTTATCCTTTCCTATAATAAATACTTATTTTCCTCATTGGATTCCATTTTTTGGAGGATATAATTTTCAATTTTTTTCCCCCATTTTTAATTTTTCCGATGTTATGATATTTATTGGTGTATTTTCATTACTTGTATTCCGACATAAAATTAAAAATGTAAAAATTTTATAA